Proteins from a single region of Gossypium arboreum isolate Shixiya-1 chromosome 1, ASM2569848v2, whole genome shotgun sequence:
- the LOC108481406 gene encoding uncharacterized protein LOC108481406 translates to MVSVVQVLLAVKTYKLQRFLDLSTVSPSQVIIEEDGVTQENVLLAVKTYKLQRFLDLSTVSPSQVIIEEDGVTQENVEFTRFEQQDSTIASWLLSLVSQSVLPHLIGLDTSAQIWNAIVSLYGSKTTSRLMFYRRALHSQRKGDLTMKEFLMKIKSYCDNLASCREIISECEHVTAILNGLPSEYESVISIIVANQLPYSVQNVTTMLIDTEAQQQVIMTEVPTLANLVSQQESNSDSNSCSSSYRPFTTRGRGHGRSSKGRVQCQLCGKMGHLVDRCYHRFDASYKSMGYRSPPQANVCVYGPGSSLWIPPSVPMMPPMVPLSPVTWPPSPGWSYQATPTPSWTNLFVGNLMQPVTPSTSAAPLSNTFLTTAETVGDNAWYPDFGATYHLTHSVSNIGDSLSHSGPGKVYVGNGNALPVLCSGQSSLLTRSRPLYMKSLLFSPGITKNLLSVSKFTRDNQVMFEFLPTQCQVRDLKIREVLLHGSVHYGLYKLYLPAAAEHDQVPPNAHCFTASAQIPFNIWGPASITSNKFQYYVAFNDAYTRYTWVYFLRRKFEYLTQHRITKRLTCPYTSAQNGLVERKHCQIVETGFFMLAHASMPITYWNVPSAGLFIFSTGLITIINFYFSLPLVPSWVTHLFIKGIGVKLAMSITLCQPPITSLPNSPTPTHSNSNSQTSHLPLSSSIVYIQPFPNASSSLVPTQPTVSIPTTVPHNSHAMITRSKAGIFKPKAYLSIMPCSDIPADIHAAMEHKCWVDAVHAELQDLERNNTWTLYP, encoded by the exons ATGGTATCAGTTGTTCAG GTCCTTTTGGCTGTTAAAACTTACAAGCTTCAACGGTTTCTTGATCTTAGTACTGTTTCACCATCTCAAGTCATTATAGAAGAGGATGGTGTGACTCAAGAAAAT GTCCTTTTGGCTGTTAAAACTTACAAGCTTCAACGGTTTCTTGATCTTAGTACTGTTTCACCATCTCAAGTCATTATAGAAGAGGATGGTGTGACTCAAGAAAATGTTGAGTTTACTCGGTTTGAACAACAAGATAGTACCATTGCTTCTTGGCTTTTATCTTTGGTGAGTCAATCTGTTTTACCTCATCTTATTGGCTTGGATACAAGTGCCCAAATTTGGAATGCTATTGTGTCTCTCTATGGTAGTAAAACTACATCTCGACTGATGTTTTATCGTCGTGCCCTACATTCACAACGTAAGGGGGATCTTACAATGAAAGAGTTCTTGATGAAAATTAAGTCATACTGTGATAATCTTGCCAGCTGTAGAGAGATTATCAGTGAATGTGAGCATGTCACTGCCATTCTCAATGGGCTACCTTCAGAGTATGAGTCTGTCATCTCAATTATTGTGGCTAACCAACTTCCGTACAGTGTTCAGAATGTCACCACCATGTTAATAGATACTGAAGCTCAACAGCAGGTTATAATGACTGAGGTTCCTACTTTAGCCAATTTGGTCTCTCAGCAAGAGTCCAACTCCGACAGTAACAGTTGTTCTTCATCATATCGACCTTTCACTACTCGAGGTCGTGGGCATGGTCGTTCTTCTAAAGGCCGTGTTCAGTGTCAACTGTGTGGAAAAATGGGACACCTTGTTGATCGTTGTTACCATCGGTTTGATGCTTCATACAAAAGCATGGGCTACAGGTCTCCACCACAGGCAAATGTGTGCGTTTATGGTCCTGGTTCATCTCTTTGGATACCACCCTCTGTGCCTATGATGCCCCCTATGGTTCCATTGTCTCCTGTAACTTGGCCACCTTCACCAGGCTGGTCTTATCAAGCAACACCTACACCGTCTTGGACAAATCTATTTGTGGGCAATCTCATGCAACCTGTTACTCCATCTACTTCTGCTGCTCCACTGTCTAATACTTTTCTCACCACAGCTGAAACAGTCGGTGACAACGCTTGGTACCCTGACTTTGGGGCAACTTATCACCTTACTCACTCAGTTTCTAATATTGGTGACAGTTTATCTCACAGTGGACCAGGTAAGGTCTATGTTGGAAACGGTAATGCTCTACCTGTACTATGTTCTGGTCAATCATCTCTGCTTACTAGATCACGGCCACTGTATATGAAATCTTTATTGTTTTCTCCtggcataaccaaaaacctaCTCTCTGTGTCTAAATTTACACGAGATAATCAGGTCATGTTTGAGTTCCTGCCCACACAATGTCAAGTCCGAGATTTGAAAATCAGGGAGGTGCTTCTTCATGGCTCGGTACATTATGGGCTTTACAAGTTGTATTTACCAGCTGCTGCAGAACATGATCAAGTTCCACCCAATGCTCATTGCTTCACTGCTAGTGCACAGATTCCTTTCA ATATCTGGGGACCAGCTTCGATAACCTCCAATAAGTTTCAATATTATGTTGCCTTCAATGATGCTTACACTAGATACACGTGGGTCTACTTTTTGCGTAGGAAGTTTGAG TATCTTACTCAGCATAGGATTACAAAACGACTTACATGTCCCTACACCTCAGCTCAAAATGGCTTGGTTGAACGCAAACATTGCCAGATCGTTGAAACAGGCTTCTTCATGCTGGCGCATGCGTCCATGCCCATTACCTACTGGAATGTGCCTTCAGCTGGGCTGTTTATCTTCTCAACAG GCCTTATAACAATCATAAACTTCTATTTCAGTCTACCCCTTGTACCTTCTTGGGTTACTCACCTCTTCATAAAGGGTATAGGTGTAAAGCTAGCAATG TCAATCACCTTGTGTCAACCCCCTATCACAAGTTTACCTAACTCCCCTACACCAACTCACAGTAACTCTAATAGCCAGACATCTCACTTACCTCTTTCTAGCTCTATTGTCTATATCCAACCCTTTCCTAACGCATCTAGCTCACTAGTTCCTACTCAACCAACAGTCAGTATCCCTACTACTGTTCCACACAACTCTCATGCAATGATTACTCGCAGCAAAGCAGGCATATTTAAGCCAAAAGCCTATCTAAGCATCATGCCTTGTTCTGACATTCCTGCTGACATTCATGCAGCCATGGAACATAAGTGTTGGGTCGATGCTGTTCATGCTGAGCTTCAGGATCTTGAGCGCAATAATACTTGGACGTTGTATCCTTAA
- the LOC108480229 gene encoding serine/threonine-protein kinase AtPK2/AtPK19-like, protein MISTSSSQKKNLQSLLATNLKKLTITPPSNHEFDFGDVFGPLTPHHPNPTLHSPSSMSPPSAFLGDPQVIHTRSHSYVGPSPRYTVSSSLPLQIQTETEYEAEEQDDDEEEEAKPKIGPEDFEILRVVGQGAFGKVFQVRKKGRNDEDGDGLFAMKVMKKVTIIKKNHVDYMRAERDILTKVVHPFIVQLRYSFQTKSKLYLILDFINGGHLFFHLYRQGIFSEDQARFYTAEIVSAVSHLHNCGIVHRDLKPENILVDADGHVMLTDFGLAKEIDESSRSNSMCGTTEYMAPEILQSKGHNKDADWWSVGILLYEMLTGQPPYTHANRQKLQQRIIQEKLKLPPFLTTEAHSLLKGLLQKEPPRRLGSGPGGGDEIKKHKWFRSINWKKLEAREIQPKFKPDVSGKECTANFDKCWTTMPADDSPASTPTAGEHFQGYTYVAPNPWLSSK, encoded by the exons ATGATATCAACTTCATCATCCCAAAAGAAAAACCTTCAATCCCTTTTAGCCACTAACCTCAAGAAACTCACCATCACTCCTCCTTCTAATCATGAGTTTGATTTTGGCGATGTTTTCGGCCCTTTGACTCCTCACCATCCCAACCCCACCCTCCATTCACCTTCCTCCATGTCTCCCCCTTCTGCTTTCCTTGGGGATCCTCAAGTTATCCACACCAGGTCCCATTCTTATGTGGGTCCTTCTCCTCGTTACACCGTCTCTTCTTCCCTCCCTCTCCAAATCCAAACTGAAACCGAATACGAAGCCGAGGAACAAGATgacgatgaagaagaagaagcaaaacCCAAGATTGGGCCTGAGGATTTTGAGATCCTGAGAGTTGTTGGACAAGGAGCTTTTGGGAAAGTTTTTCAAGTGAGGAAAAAAGGAAGGAATGATGAGGATGGTGATGGGCTTTTTGCTATGAAAGTTATGAAGAAAGTAACTATCATTAAAAAGAATCATGTCGATTACATGAGAGCTGAGAGGGATATCCTTACTAAAGTTGTTCATCCATTTATTGTTCAGCTTAGATACTCTTTCCAg ACAAAGTCTAAGCTTTATTTAATCCTGGACTTTATAAATGGAGGCCATCTCTTCTTTCACCTATATCGCCAAGGGATATTCAG TGAGGATCAAGCAAGGTTTTATACTGCTGAGATTGTATCTGCTGTTTCACATCTTCACAACTGCGGCATCGTGCATCGTGATCTTAAACCTGAAAATATTCTTGTGGATGCTGATGGACAT GTTATGCTTACGGATTTCGGACTGGCCAAGGAAATTGATGAATCAAGCAGATCAAATTCAATGTGTGGGACAACAGAGTACATGGCTCCAGAAATTTTACAGTCCAAAGGTCACAATAAAGATGCAGATTGGTGGAGTGTTGGGATACTGTTATATGAAATGTTAACTGGTCAG CCTCCATATACACATGCAAATAGGCAGAAGCTTCAGCAAAGAATTATCCAAGAGAAACTCAAACTTCCACCATTTCTTACTACAGAAGCTCACTCTTTACTGAAAGGG TTGCTGCAGAAGGAGCCACCAAGAAGGTTAGGTAGTGGTCCTGGTGGAGGGGATGAGATAAAGAAACATAAATGGTTTCGGTCAATCAATTGGAAGAAATTAGAAGCTAGAGAAATTCAACCAAAGTTCAAACCAGATGTGAGTGGAAAGGAGTGTACAGCCAACTTCGACAAATGCTGGACTACGATGCCGGCGGATGACTCACCAGCCTCCACTCCAACTGCAGGTGAACATTTTCAAGGTTATACTTATGTAGCACCTAACCCTTGGCTTTCTTCCAAGTAA